ACGACGCCGGCCGTGCGCCGGGTGCCGGTGGGCGCGGAGGTGAGGGCGGGCGAGGACTGCACGGCGAGGGTGGCGCGGGCGACGGAGGCACCGATGTCGAGAGCGCGGCCCACGTCGGAGAGGGTGCCGCGAAGGAAGTCGGGGAGCTTGCGGACGTCCGGGAGGAGTCCGCGGGGCGGCTCGGCGGGACGGGGGCGGGGCTCCGGCAGGTCCATCGGGTCCATGATGGCCGCGGCGAGCATGAGGGCCCTGAGCCCGTCGGCGAGCGCGTGGTGGAACTTGAAGAGCACCGCGAAGGACACCCCGTCCTCGCCGGGCAGCACGTGCGCCTCCCAGGGCGGGCGGCCGCGCTCCAGCGGGCTCTCCATCAGCCGGCCGGCCTCGGCCTGGAAGTCGGCGGTCGGCGCGTGCAGCAGGACGTGGTCGAGGGGTTCGAAGTCGGACGCGGGCTCGCGGGTCGCGCTGCCGAAGGCGAGGGGGGCGAGCGGCTGCCACACGTCGCGGATGCGCATGCGCAGCCCGGGCACGGCGGCGGCGCGGGCGGCCAGCAGGTCGGCCGCGTGGGCGCCCGCCGTCGGCGAGTGCGCGGCGAAGACGCCGAGGGCGCCCAGGTGCATCGGATGCCGGGCGGACTCGATGTTCCAGAAGGCCAGGTCGAGTGGTGCGAGCAAATCGGAGGTCAAAGGCTTGCTCTCGCGTCGACGACGGGTGAACCTGCAGTCAAACCTGGACCGGTGATTACGGTCAAGTACGATCAAGCTACGCACAGTTAACACCAAGTTAAGTCCCGCCCCTCGTGGGAGGGGCGGGACTCGGTCGCATCAGGACATGCCGGGTGTCACTTCAGGACCGGGGGCGCGGCCGAGGCCGACGTTCCCCACCCGGACGGCTCGGAGCCGACCGTGAATCCGAGGGAACGGACGCTCCTCAGCTTGTCGGTCGTCAGATACGTACGGCCGTACGACGACCCGTCGACGCGGGCCGCCTGGATGTAGCGGTCGGTGTCCGAGGTGCCCGGCGCCGTGACCGTGAGGGCGCCGCGCGGGTAGTACCGCCGGTCGAGGGTGAGGTCGACCCGGTCGAAGACGGGCGTGGACAGGCCCCACGTGTCGAAACCGGGCTGCACCGGGAAGATCCCGATCGAGGACAGCACGTTCCAGGCGGACATCGTGCCGAGGTCGTCGTTGCCCGTCATCCCGGTCGGCGCGTCCGTGAAGAGGGTCAGCGCCGCGTGCACGACGTCGGTCGTCTTCCACGGCTGCCCGGTGGACAGATAGGTGTACGGGGCGATGAGATCGGGCTCGTTCTGCGGGTTGTACTTGTCCGCGTTGTAGTACGCGTACGGCCCGTTCACCCAGACCTCGCGAGCGGTCTTCGCGGGGTCCTTCAGGAGCTGGTCGTAGGCGAAGAACGAGTCGAGACGGTCGTTGGCCGCCTGCTTGCCGCCGATCAGGTCCACCATGCCCGGCAGGTCCTGCGGCACGAGCCACTGGTACTGCCAGGACGTGCCCTCGTGGAAGCCCTCGCTCTGGGCGGGGTCGGCGGGTCCGGTGAAGGCGCCCGCGGCGTCCCGGGCGCGGAAGAAACCGGTCGAGGGGTCGTGGATGTTCCGGTAGCTCTGGGACCGCGCCAGGTAGCGCGCGGCGTCCTCGTCGTGGCCCAGATCCCGGGCCATCTCACCGAGCATGGCGTCGGACAGCGCGTACTCCAGGGTGACGGAGGCACCGTGGTCGTAGTCCGAGTCGCCGGGCTTCGCGTGCGGGCGGCCCTTGATGTACGGGGCGAAGGCGTTCGCGATGTACTCCCGGTTGGCCTCGCGGCCCAGCGCCGGGGAGTCGACGGGCGGCACGCCGTCCGCGTTCTTCTTCAGCGCCCGGTAGGCCCGGTCCTCGTATCCCTTGAGCAGGCCCTGCTGGTAGGCGTTGGTGAGGAACGGTGTGACCGGGTCGCCGGTCATGATGTTCGTCTCGGCCGTGCCGTAGCCCCACTTGGGCAGCCAGCCGCTCTCCTCGTCGATCCTGATGACGGAGATCGCCATGTCACGTGCCTCGCGCGGCGCGAGCAGCGACAGGAGCTGCGACTGGGTGCGGTAGGTGTCCCACAGCGACCAGTTCTGGTAGTACGTGAAGCCCTTCGCGCGGTGGACCCGCTGGTCCCAGCCGGTGTAGCGGCCGTCCGCGTCGCTGCCGACGTTCGGCGCCAGGAAGGAACGGTAGAGCGAGGAGTAGAACGTGCGGCGCAGGGTGTCCGTGCCGCCCTTCACCCGTACGTCGTCGAGCCGGTCCTCCCAGGCCCGCCGGGCGGCACCGCGGACGGCGTCGAAGGAACGGCCCCCCTCCGCGCGGAGGTTGACGGCCGCGCCGGAGGCGTCCACGTAGGAGAGCGCCGTGGTCGCCTCGACGGTGCGGTCCTCGGTGGTGTCGAAGCGCACGAAGGCGCCGGTGCGCCCGGTGGTGCCGGCCGTCTTCTCGGAGCCCTGCGTGACGGTGTCGCCGTTCCAGGTGCCCGAGGTGGTGAACGGCCGGTCGAAGCGGGTGATCGTGTAGACCGTGTACGGCTTCGTGCCCTGGCAGAAGCCGCTGCCGGTGATCGCCGTGCGGACGGTCCGGTTGTCGAGGATCTCGACCTTGGTGGAGACCGTCTTGTGCAGCGACTGGCCCGCGTTCAGCAGCACGTTGGCCTTGTCGGTGGCCGGGAACGTGTAGCGCTGCACGCCGGTGCGCGCGGTGGCGGTCAGCTCGGCCTCGATGCCGCTCTTCAGGCCGACCTTGTAGGAACCGGGGCTCGCCGACTCGGTGTCGTGGTCGAACTCGGCCGCGTACTGCGCGTAGTCCGTCCGGGTGACCTCGCCGGTCGTGGGCAGCACGGGCAGGTCGCCGCCGAGCCCGCAGCCGACGCCGGACAGGTGGACGAGCGAGAAGCCGCGGATGTGGTTCTGCGAATGGTCGTAGCCGGTGTTGTGCCCTGTGTCCGGCGAGAACTGCACCATGCCGAAGGGCACGGCGGCGCCGGGATAGGTGTTGCCCTCGTTCTCCGTTCCGATGAACGGGTTGACCAGATCGGTGAGTTGGCCGTCGCGCGGCTCGGCGGCCTGTGCGGTGGGCAGGGCGAGCAGCGCGGACGCTGTCACCAGCCCGGCCGTGCACAGGCGCAGGCGCCGGGTCCATCTCATGCGGGAGACCTCCGGTGGGGTGGGCGACATCGTTGTCGTTGTCTTCTTGCATGGTCGGGTCGGGGGGCCGGCTTTCCCGGCAACCGGCGGGGATCCCCCGGGACGCGTCGCGTCCGGCCGGGATGACATCGTTGTCAACATGCGCAACGTCGTCATCCACAGCCGTTGGCATGACAGCACGCGATTCCGCCGCCTGTCCAGGGACATGACAAGACGTGCACAGAACGGCCCCGGTCACCCGGCTCGGTGAGCCGGGTGACCGGGGCCGTTCGTCCACGCGCGGCGACCGGGGTCCCGGGCCGCCGCCACCGGGGCGGTCGGGACGTGCCCTACGGCACGCGCTGGCCCTTGCCCAGCGCGATCACCCCGCCCTTGGAGACCGTGTAGAGGTCGGCGTCCCGCTCGGGGTTGACGCCGATCGTCGCGCCCGGCGGCACCTCGACGTTCTTGTCGAGCACGGCGCCGCGGACCACGGCGCCGCGCCCTATCTTCACGTTGTCGTGCAGGATCGAGCCCTGCACCACCGCCCCCGGGTCGACGAGCACGCCCGGCGAGAGCACCGAGCGGGTCACCTGACCGCGGATCAGGGAGCCCGCGCTGATGATGGACTCGCTCGCAATGCCCCCGGCGTTGAAGCGGGCGGGCGACAGCTGGCCGGAGCTGGTGTAGATGGGCCAGTTGCGGTTGAACAGGTTGAAGGCGGGCCGCTCGGCGATGAGATCCATGTGGGCGTCGTAGTAGGCGTCGAGCGTTCCGACGTCCCGCCAGTAGCCCTGGTCGCGCGTGGTCTCGCCGGGCACGTGGTTGTCGCTGAAGTCGTACAGCTGCGCCTCGCCGCGCTCTGTGAGCGCCGGGAGGATCGAACCGCCCATGTCGTGCACGGAGTTCTCGTCCTCGGCGTCCCGCTGGAGTGCCTCGATGAGGGCCTTCGTGGTGAAGATGTAGTTGCCCATCGACGCGAAGACGCACTCGGGGTCGTCCGCGAGGCCGGGCGGGTCGGCCGGCTTCTCGAGGAAACCCCGCACGGTCTGGCCGTCGGAACCGGGGCTGATGACGCCGAAGGACGACGACTCGGCGCGGGGCACCCGTATTCCGGCCACCGTCACCCCCGCGCCGCCCTCGATGTGCTGCTCCAGCATCTGCCGGGGGTCCATCCGGTAGACGTGGTCGGCGCCGAACACCGCGACGTACTCGGGCTGTTCGTCGTGGATGAGGTTGAGCGACTGGAGGATCGCGTCCGCGCTGCCGAGGTACCAGCGGGGTCCGAGTCGTTGCTGCGCGGGAACGGGCGTCACGTAGTTGCCGAGCAGGCTCGACATCCGCCAGGTGGTGGTGATGTGCCGGTCCAGCGAGTGCGACTTGTACTGCGTGAGGACGCAGATGCGCAGGATGTCGGCGTTGACGAGATTGGAGAGTACGAAGTCCACGAGGCGGTACGTACCGCCGAAGGTCACCGCTGGTTTCGCCCGGTCCGCCGTGAGCGGCATCAACCGCTTGCCCTCACCGCCCGCCAGTACGATTCCCAGCACCGAAGGTCCACCGCGCCGCATGCCGCCGCCCCTCTAAGCCCGGTCCGGCCGTCCCGGCTGTGCGGGTCCGGCCGTTGGTTCGAAAAATGCACCTGCCCGACCACTACCCCGCTTTGAGGACTTCCTCGTACAACTGGACGGTCCTTCGGGCGACGGCGTCCCAGCCGAACTCCTCCACGGCGCGCCGCCGTCCCGCCTCACCCATGCGCCGCGCCGTCTCGGGCTCGGCGAGCACGGAGTCCAGGGCGGTCGTGAGGCCCGCCTCGAAGTCGTCGTCCAGGGGCACGAGAAGACCCGTCCCGCCGTCCTCGACGACCTCGGGGATGCCGCCGACCCGCGAGGCCACCACGGCCGTCCCGCAGGCCATCGCCTCCAGGTTGACGATGCCGAGCGGCTCGTACACCGACGGGCAGGCGAACACGGCCGCGTGGGTCAGGAGTTGGATCACGTCCGGGCGGGGCAGCATCTGCGGGATCCAGTGCACGCCGTCCCGTACGGCGCTCAGCTCCTGGTACAGCTCACGGAACTCGCGGTCGATCTCCGGGGTGTCGGGGGCGCCGGCGCAGAGCACCACCTGAGCGGCCGGGTCGATGTCCCGTACCGCGCGCAGGAGATGGGGCACACCCTTCTGCCGGGTGATGCGGCCGACGAACAGGACGTACGGGCGGGCGGTGTCCAGGCCGATGCGCTCCAGGACGTCGGTGCCGTGGTCGGGGCGGTACAGGGAGGTGTCGATGCCGTTGTGCACGACGCGCACCCGGGCGGGGTCGAGGTCCGGGTAGCAGCCCAGGATGTCGTCCCGCATGGCCCCGGAGACCGCGATCACGGCGTCCGCGGCCTCGATGGCGGTGCGCTCGGCCCAGCTCGACAGGGCGTATCCGCCGCCGAGTTGCTCGGCCTTCCAGGGACGCAGCGGTTCGAGGCTGTGGGCGGTCATGACGTGCGGGATGCCGTGCAGGAGTTTGCCGAAATGGCCCGCGAGGTTGGCGTACCAGGTGTGCGAGTGGACGAGTTCGCGGCCTTCGAGGGAGGCGGCGATGGAGAGGTCCACGGAGAAGGTGCGCAGCGCGTCGTTGGCGCCGTCGAGCGTGGGCCACGGCCGGTGGCGGACCACTCCGCCGGCACCGCCCTCGCCCCAGCAGTGCACGTCGAGGTCCGTCAGGGCGCGCAACTCCCGCGCCAGGAACTCGACATGGACGCCGGCGCCGCCGTACACGTCCGGCGGGTACTCCCGGGTCAGCAGGCCCACGCGCACACAGAACCCCTGTCGTAGTCGGCAGATGCCCTTCATGGTCACTCAGTTGGGGCCGATGCGGAAGAGCGTGCGGAAAGTGGTTGCGCCGGCTTCGGGCGGGCCGGGTGCGCGGGGGCGGTCCCGATCCCGTCAGCTGCGGCCGGGGGCCGGCCGTGGCGGGCGGTCGAAGCAGCAGTCGCCGCACACGCCGCCGCCGGGCACCCGGTAGTAGAGGCAGCAGCTGCGGCGGCGCAGCGTCCTCGGGTCGAGCGTGCCGGCGAGGTCCGGGTGCGCGAGGAGACCGGCGGCCAGGGTCCGGGCCCGCTCCGCCGCCTCCGGACGCCCGTGGGCGATCGCCCAGCGGTCGAGCTGGCGCACGGCTCCGGCCAGGGCGGAACCGGCGTTGCCCCACAGCAGACCCGGTGAGACGCGGTACCGGTCGCGCAGCGCCGCACTCAGCGGGACGAGATGCCCGGCACGCACGACCTCGTCGAGGTCGGTCACGGGCCGGGCGCGGACCTCGGTCAGCCACAGGTCGTCCGGGGCGGCGGCGTCCGGGTCCCACCGGAGCAGTTCCGGATCGAGGTCGGGCAGGTGACCGTGGACGACGGCGGACCCCAGGGCGATCGACCAGAGGCGGGCCGCGAGCCCCTGCTGTGCGACGGACGCCGCGACGCGCGCCTCCGGCGCACCGATACTCCTCGCGACCTTCTCGACACGGAAAATCATCGGATCCCCGTAAACCTCCCCGGTGGTGTCGCCTCGCGGTCGCGCGTAGGCCCGCGCGAGGGTCGGCAGGGGGCCGCGCCGGGGTACTCCGGTGCGTAGTACGAAGAAACCGCCGAGCGCGCCGAGCACCGTCAGCTGGGGGTCGAGGTCCACGAAGAGCAGTAGTACCAAGTCCCCTAGGGGTTACCACCAGTGGATCGCTCCGTGGTGTCGCCCACCCTGGGGAGGACAAGGCCCGATCTGTACTCCATCGGCAGTAGGACCCGATGGAGTCTCAGGGACGACGACGAGAACTAAAACGCGAGGCATCGTTGTTTCCATGGAAGCCGACCGTTCGTCGCGCCGGGTCAGCCCGCGCCGTTCGCAGAGGAGGGACTCATGAGTGCCCTCGCTCTGTCCGTGGTGCTCTCGTTCGTCTCGGCCGTCGCGTACGCGGGCGGCGCCATCATCCAGGAGCAGGTCGCGCTGACCTCTCCCGGCCAGGCCTACGCGCCGGTGCGCCGTCCCGGCTGGTGGGCCGCCGTCGCGCTGACCGGCCTGGGCGGGCTGCTGCACGTGGTCGCCCTCGCCTTCGGCCCCCTGTCGCTCGTCCAGCCGCTCGGCGCGCTGACGATCGTCTTCGCGCTTCCGATGGCGGCCCTGTTCGTCGGCCGCAAGGCCGGAGCGGCGGCCTGGCGCGGCGCGATCATGGCCACGGTCGGACTCGCGGGCCTGCTGTCGCTGGTGGGCTCGTCCGACGCGAACTCCCTGAACAGTGCCCAGCGTCTGGCGCTGGGCGTGGTGGCGGGCGGCTCGGTCGTGGCCCTCATGGTGGCGGGGCGCGCGGCGCACCGGCACCCGGCCGTGCGGAGCATCCTGCTGGCGGTCGGCGCGGGCATCGCGTTCAGCATGTCGTCGGTGTACACCAAGACCGTCGCCGTGGACTGGTCGCGGCACGTCTCGCTCGCGGACCTGTCGAGCCTCGCCGCGATCGGCGTCTTCGCGACCGCGGGCATGCTGCTCTCGCAGGCCTCCTACCGAGGCGCCGGCCTGGAGGCGCCGCTGGCCACGCTGACGGTGGTGAACCCCGTCGTGGCGGCCGCGGTCGGCATCACGATGTTCGGAGAAACCTTCCGCTACGGCACGACCGGCACCGCGCTCGCCCTCGGCTGCGGTGTGGTCGCGGCGGGCGGTCTGATCCTGCTCACGTCGGAACGCATCAGCAGCGGCGCCGCGCGCTCGGGGAGCGACGCGAAGCAGCCGGCCGCGGAGACGGAGACGGTGCCACGGGACGAGGTCGAGGTCGTGAGCCCGGCCGACGGGCCGACGCCGGAGGCCGCGCCCGTGTCCGGCCCGTCAGCCGTCGGCCCGGTCGGTCCCGTCGCCCCGGTGGTCCCCTCGGACCTGGGCGCCCTCACGTCGCTCACGGCCTCCGAGGCGAGCGTGCGGGAGTTGCTCGCGGGGCTGCCGGACCAGACCGGTGACGAGGCTCTGTACCACCCCGCGCCGCACGGCGCCGCCGGGATCGTGCCGGTGCCCACGTCCGGGCCGACCGGCGGGACCGTGCTGGTGCCGGAGGCGCAGCCCGGTGGCGGAACGGTGCTGGTGCCGACTCCGCTGAAGGCGCCCGCCCCCGGGGTGGACGCCGCCGCCCCGGAGGAACCCTCGGCCAGGGACGAGTTGCCGTATCTGACCGCCATGCTCGGGGTGCCCTACGTGCCGATGCCGTTCGTGAACCACCACCGCACCCGCGTCAGATCCTGACGCCGCCCGCCCGGAGGTACGCCACCGGGTCGATGTCCGAACCGAAGCCGGGCCCCGTCCGCACCTCGAAGTGCAGATGCGGGCCCGTGCTGTTGCCCGTGGACCCGGACCGGCCGAGGCGCTGGCCGGCCACCACGCTCTGGCCCGCCTTCACGGAGATCGCCGAGAGGTGGGCGTACTGCGTGTAGCGGCCGTCGGCGTGCCGGATCACCACCTGGTAGCCGAACGAACCGCCCCAGCCCGCGGTGACCACGTGCCCGGCGGCCACCGCAGCGACGGAGGTCCCGGTCGCGACCGGGAAGTCGACACCCGTGTGGTAGCCCTTCGACCAGGACGACCCGGCCGCGCGGTACGGCGTGCCGGTCGCCGCCTGGACCGGGGCGACCAGGGAGTGCGACTTCCGGGTGGGGGTCGTCGTGTGGGTGGAGGCCTTGTCCGCCGGGGCCTTCTTCGCGGGTGCCTCGGCGGCCTTCTTCTTCGCCGGAGCCGGGGCGGTGTGCGGGTGCGCGGGAGCGGGCGCCGTGCCGTGCAGGGCGAGACGCTGGCCCGGCAGGATCAGGTCGGGGTCGGAGCCGACGGTCGTGCGGTTCGCGGCGTACAGCCCCTGCCAGCCGCCCTGGACGTGCCGCGCGCCGGCGATGCCGGACAGCGTGTCGCCGTGGACGACCGTGTACATCTCGGCGGTGCCGGCCTGCGACTGCGGGGTGTTCTGCGGTTTCACGTCCCGCACGGAGCGCTGGGGCGCCTGCTTCGAGCGCTGGGCGGTCTGCGGGGTGCTCCGCGGGGTGGTGGCCGCCGGGTGGACGTCGGGGGTGCCGCCGCCCCTGGTCAGCCCGCCGCGCACCGAGCACACCGGCCAGGCGCCGGGCCCCTGGCCGCGCAGCACCTTCTCGGCGATGGCTATCTGCTGGTCCTTGGTGGCCTGGTCCGCGCGGTGGGCGTAGGCCGTCCCGCCGTACGCCGCCCAGGTGGACTGGCTGAACTGCAGCCCGCCGTAGTAGCCGTTGCCGGTGTTGATGCTCCAGTTCCCGCCGGACTCGCAGGCGGCGACCTTGTTCCAGGTGCCGACATCGGCCGCGTGGGCGACTCCGGTTCCGACGAGCGGGAGCGCGATCCCCGCGCCGCCCACCGTGACGGTGAGTGAGGCGCGGTTGATCCTGTTCGGCTGATACCGGCGGTGCCGACCGCGTACGGCCATGAGGGAGCCCCCCTAGACATGCGTCAGGAGCGGCAAAAGTAAGCGTTGGGAACAGGACAGGACAAGACGGCAATCGGTCGCTCCCGAACGGTGGTTGACGGGCCGGGAGGGCACCGGTCGCCCGTTCCCGCCCGGCACGCTCGGTGACCGTCCCGGCTCCGGTCGGGACGGGGTCTCTTCGCCGTCCGTGGCCGGTGGGGATCGGATGCCCCGGTCGGACGAGGGGCCGGGGACGAGGTCGCGGGCATGGGATCCGCGATCCGGGGGAGGCGTTCCGGTGCGTGCGCGTCCCGTGCGACGGGCGGTCGAGGGCCACGAGCCTGGCCGAAACCCGCCCTCACGGCGGCACCCGGTTCTTCCGCGTGCCTCTGCGTGGACTCCGCCGACGCGTCAGGATGGCCCTGGGGGCACTACTGACGAGCGGGACGGACAGCGAGGACGCACACGACCGACACGGGGACCTGTCGACACAGGACCCACCGATACCAGTACCTGTCGCTTCCCCTACTTTCTCTCCTTCCTCCCGGCCCACCCAGCGGAATTCTTAGGAGCCAAACCGTATGAGCACTTCAGCCCAGATCGGCGTCACGGGTCTCGCGGTCATGGGGCGCAACCTCGCCCGCAACTTCGCGCGCAACGGCTACACCGTCGCCGTGCACAACCGCACCGCCGCCAAGACGAACGCGTTGGTGGAGGAGTTCGGCGACGAGGGCACGTTCGTCCCGGCCGAGACGGCGAAGGAGTTCGTGGAGGCGCTGGAGCGGCCCCGACGCCTGGTGATCATGGTGAAGGCGGGCGACCCGACGGACGCGGTGATCCAGGAGTTCGCGCCGCTGCTGGAGCCCGGCGACATGATCATCGACGGTGGCAACGCCCACTTCGCAGACACCCGGCGCCGTGAGCACGCTCTGCGCGAGCAGGGCATCCACTTCGTGGGCACGGGCGTCTCCGGCGGCGAGGAGGGCGCGCTGCACGGGCCGAGCATCATGCCGGGCGGCTCGACCGAGTCGTACGCCTCGCTCGGCCCGATGCTGGAGAAGATCTCCGCCAAGGCCGACGACGGTTCCCCGTGCGTCACGCACCTGGGCCCCGACGGCGCCGGGCACTTCGTGAAGATGGTCCACAACGGCATCGAGTACGCCGACATGCAGCTCATCGGCGAGGCCTACCAGCTGCTCCGTGACGTCGCCGGCTACTCCCCCGCGCAGATCGCCGACATCTTCCGCACCTGGAACACCGGCCGCCTCGACTCCTACCTGATCGAGATCACCGCCGAGGTGCTCTCGCACGTGGACGAGGCGACGGGCAAGCCGTTCGTCGACGTGGTCCAGGACCGGGCCGAGCAGAAGGGCACCGGACGCTGGACCGTGCAGATCGCGCTGGACCTGGGGGTGCCGGTCTCGGGCATCGCCGAGGCGGTCTTCGCCCGCTCCCTGTCCGGGCACGCCGACCTGCGTGAGGCCTCGCGCGGCCTCGCGGGCCCGAAGGCGCAGCAACTCGGCGAGGCGGAGGCGGCGGCCTTCGCGGACCGGGTGGAGCAGGCGCTGTACGCGTCGAAGATCGTCTCGTACACGCAGGGCTTCCACGAGATCACCGCGGGCAGCGACGAGTACGACTGGGACATCGACCTCGGTGCCGTGGCGTCCATCTGGCGCGGCGGCTGCATCATCCGGGCGGCCTTCCTCGACCGCATCCGCGCCGCCTACGACGCCCGCCCCGACCTTCCGAGCCTGCTGTCGGACGACACGTTCGCCCAGGAGATCGCCGCGGCCCAGGACGACTGGCGCGAGGTGGTCGTCGCGGCGACCCGCCAGGGCGTCCCCACGCCCGGCTTCTCCGCGGCCCTCGCCTACTACGACGCCCTGCGCGCCGAGCGTCTGCCCGCGGCCCTCACACAGGGGCAGCGCGACTTCTTCGGAGCGCACACGTACCGCAGGACGGACCGGGAGGGCTCGTTCCACACGCTGTGGGGCGGGGACCGCTCGGAGGTCGACGCGTAGCCGCACCCGAGCGGACGGCAGGGACGCTCCGGAACGGCCGAAGCCGCCACACCCCAGCGGGGGTGTGGCGGCTTCGGCCGTGCTGCGGGGTCAGCGCCCCCTGGGACGCGGCCCGCACCCGGCGGGCCGGACGTCCCTCAGGACAACGGCCCGGGCTGCGGCTGCGGCTCCGGCACGGGGTCCGGGCCCGGCGGCTTGGGCACCGGGGACGGTGAGGGGACGGGCTCCGGCCCGGGTACGGGCTCGGGGCCGCCCGGCCCGGGGGTCGGGTCGGGCCTCGGGGGCCCGGGCGAGGGATCGGGGCCACCGGGGTTCGGCACCGGGTCCGGGAAGGGTGAAGGTCCCGGCGGCTCGGGGCTCGGCCCGGGAGTGGGCCCCGGCGGTACGGGGTCGGGATACGGCTGCGTCATGGCGGTCCTCCAGCCATTCGGTACGTCGGCCCTG
The window above is part of the Streptomyces sp. NBC_01428 genome. Proteins encoded here:
- a CDS encoding wax ester/triacylglycerol synthase family O-acyltransferase: MTSDLLAPLDLAFWNIESARHPMHLGALGVFAAHSPTAGAHAADLLAARAAAVPGLRMRIRDVWQPLAPLAFGSATREPASDFEPLDHVLLHAPTADFQAEAGRLMESPLERGRPPWEAHVLPGEDGVSFAVLFKFHHALADGLRALMLAAAIMDPMDLPEPRPRPAEPPRGLLPDVRKLPDFLRGTLSDVGRALDIGASVARATLAVQSSPALTSAPTGTRRTAGVVIDLDDVHQVRKTVGGTVNDVLIAVVAGALRRWLDERGDGSEGVAPRALIPVSRRRPRTAQPQGNRLSGYLIRLPVDDPDPLGRLRAVRSEMDRNKDAGPNRGAGAVALLADHVPPLGHRLGGPVVGQAARLLFDILVTSVPLPSLGLKLGGCPLTEVYPFAPLARGQALAVAVSTYRGSVHYGLVADAEAVPDLDLLARSLTEEVRTLIAACTP
- a CDS encoding GH92 family glycosyl hydrolase, which produces MRWTRRLRLCTAGLVTASALLALPTAQAAEPRDGQLTDLVNPFIGTENEGNTYPGAAVPFGMVQFSPDTGHNTGYDHSQNHIRGFSLVHLSGVGCGLGGDLPVLPTTGEVTRTDYAQYAAEFDHDTESASPGSYKVGLKSGIEAELTATARTGVQRYTFPATDKANVLLNAGQSLHKTVSTKVEILDNRTVRTAITGSGFCQGTKPYTVYTITRFDRPFTTSGTWNGDTVTQGSEKTAGTTGRTGAFVRFDTTEDRTVEATTALSYVDASGAAVNLRAEGGRSFDAVRGAARRAWEDRLDDVRVKGGTDTLRRTFYSSLYRSFLAPNVGSDADGRYTGWDQRVHRAKGFTYYQNWSLWDTYRTQSQLLSLLAPREARDMAISVIRIDEESGWLPKWGYGTAETNIMTGDPVTPFLTNAYQQGLLKGYEDRAYRALKKNADGVPPVDSPALGREANREYIANAFAPYIKGRPHAKPGDSDYDHGASVTLEYALSDAMLGEMARDLGHDEDAARYLARSQSYRNIHDPSTGFFRARDAAGAFTGPADPAQSEGFHEGTSWQYQWLVPQDLPGMVDLIGGKQAANDRLDSFFAYDQLLKDPAKTAREVWVNGPYAYYNADKYNPQNEPDLIAPYTYLSTGQPWKTTDVVHAALTLFTDAPTGMTGNDDLGTMSAWNVLSSIGIFPVQPGFDTWGLSTPVFDRVDLTLDRRYYPRGALTVTAPGTSDTDRYIQAARVDGSSYGRTYLTTDKLRSVRSLGFTVGSEPSGWGTSASAAPPVLK
- the glgC gene encoding glucose-1-phosphate adenylyltransferase, coding for MRRGGPSVLGIVLAGGEGKRLMPLTADRAKPAVTFGGTYRLVDFVLSNLVNADILRICVLTQYKSHSLDRHITTTWRMSSLLGNYVTPVPAQQRLGPRWYLGSADAILQSLNLIHDEQPEYVAVFGADHVYRMDPRQMLEQHIEGGAGVTVAGIRVPRAESSSFGVISPGSDGQTVRGFLEKPADPPGLADDPECVFASMGNYIFTTKALIEALQRDAEDENSVHDMGGSILPALTERGEAQLYDFSDNHVPGETTRDQGYWRDVGTLDAYYDAHMDLIAERPAFNLFNRNWPIYTSSGQLSPARFNAGGIASESIISAGSLIRGQVTRSVLSPGVLVDPGAVVQGSILHDNVKIGRGAVVRGAVLDKNVEVPPGATIGVNPERDADLYTVSKGGVIALGKGQRVP
- the glgA gene encoding glycogen synthase; the encoded protein is MRVGLLTREYPPDVYGGAGVHVEFLARELRALTDLDVHCWGEGGAGGVVRHRPWPTLDGANDALRTFSVDLSIAASLEGRELVHSHTWYANLAGHFGKLLHGIPHVMTAHSLEPLRPWKAEQLGGGYALSSWAERTAIEAADAVIAVSGAMRDDILGCYPDLDPARVRVVHNGIDTSLYRPDHGTDVLERIGLDTARPYVLFVGRITRQKGVPHLLRAVRDIDPAAQVVLCAGAPDTPEIDREFRELYQELSAVRDGVHWIPQMLPRPDVIQLLTHAAVFACPSVYEPLGIVNLEAMACGTAVVASRVGGIPEVVEDGGTGLLVPLDDDFEAGLTTALDSVLAEPETARRMGEAGRRRAVEEFGWDAVARRTVQLYEEVLKAG
- a CDS encoding (2Fe-2S)-binding protein — its product is MVLLLFVDLDPQLTVLGALGGFFVLRTGVPRRGPLPTLARAYARPRGDTTGEVYGDPMIFRVEKVARSIGAPEARVAASVAQQGLAARLWSIALGSAVVHGHLPDLDPELLRWDPDAAAPDDLWLTEVRARPVTDLDEVVRAGHLVPLSAALRDRYRVSPGLLWGNAGSALAGAVRQLDRWAIAHGRPEAAERARTLAAGLLAHPDLAGTLDPRTLRRRSCCLYYRVPGGGVCGDCCFDRPPRPAPGRS
- a CDS encoding DMT family transporter; the protein is MSALALSVVLSFVSAVAYAGGAIIQEQVALTSPGQAYAPVRRPGWWAAVALTGLGGLLHVVALAFGPLSLVQPLGALTIVFALPMAALFVGRKAGAAAWRGAIMATVGLAGLLSLVGSSDANSLNSAQRLALGVVAGGSVVALMVAGRAAHRHPAVRSILLAVGAGIAFSMSSVYTKTVAVDWSRHVSLADLSSLAAIGVFATAGMLLSQASYRGAGLEAPLATLTVVNPVVAAAVGITMFGETFRYGTTGTALALGCGVVAAGGLILLTSERISSGAARSGSDAKQPAAETETVPRDEVEVVSPADGPTPEAAPVSGPSAVGPVGPVAPVVPSDLGALTSLTASEASVRELLAGLPDQTGDEALYHPAPHGAAGIVPVPTSGPTGGTVLVPEAQPGGGTVLVPTPLKAPAPGVDAAAPEEPSARDELPYLTAMLGVPYVPMPFVNHHRTRVRS
- the gndA gene encoding NADP-dependent phosphogluconate dehydrogenase — its product is MSTSAQIGVTGLAVMGRNLARNFARNGYTVAVHNRTAAKTNALVEEFGDEGTFVPAETAKEFVEALERPRRLVIMVKAGDPTDAVIQEFAPLLEPGDMIIDGGNAHFADTRRREHALREQGIHFVGTGVSGGEEGALHGPSIMPGGSTESYASLGPMLEKISAKADDGSPCVTHLGPDGAGHFVKMVHNGIEYADMQLIGEAYQLLRDVAGYSPAQIADIFRTWNTGRLDSYLIEITAEVLSHVDEATGKPFVDVVQDRAEQKGTGRWTVQIALDLGVPVSGIAEAVFARSLSGHADLREASRGLAGPKAQQLGEAEAAAFADRVEQALYASKIVSYTQGFHEITAGSDEYDWDIDLGAVASIWRGGCIIRAAFLDRIRAAYDARPDLPSLLSDDTFAQEIAAAQDDWREVVVAATRQGVPTPGFSAALAYYDALRAERLPAALTQGQRDFFGAHTYRRTDREGSFHTLWGGDRSEVDA